The following DNA comes from Ardenticatenales bacterium.
ACAACTGCGCCGTCGCATTGACCAGTACCGATTGTTGCATTGGCAAACAGTGCCGCGGGAAGACCTCCCGGCGGATTCTTCGTGATTGCTTTGGGAGCAGGCAAGGTTCGCCGCCATGCCGGCATTGAGGAACAATAAACTCGATGCGCCTGTCTATCATTTTTACCGAATACTTGCATTACCATGTGGCCCGCTGCCAGGCGCTGTGGCAAACGGCCACATCCCAGGGACACCAGGTACACCTCTGGTCTTTGCGCGCCGCCGCACCTGAACTGCCGGCATCGGGGTATCATGAACAGTTGCGCGACAAAGTAAAACTCATTGCACCATCCGCCTCGTTACAGCCCAACAGCCACGAGGCAGCCCGAATGACTTATCGCTGTGCTGATGAGGTTCGTCCCGATGCGATCTTGATTCCGGGGTATGCTACGCGCTATGCGCGGGCGCTGCTGCGCTGGTGTCATCACCACGGCGCGGGGGCCGTTCTCATGAGCGAGAGCCGCGCGGCGGATTTTGCGCGGCAACGCTGGCGTGAGTCGCTCAAGGGGGTGTTGGTGCGCCAGTTTGATGCCGCGCTGGTAGGTGGTCAGCCACATCAACGCTATTTGGAAGGGTTGGGAATGCCGGCACAAGCCATCTTTGACCGATACGATGTGGTAGACAATGCGTACTGGTCCACCCAGACAGACCGCGCCCGTCAGGAAGCCGCCACCTGGCGCGCCCGCCTCGGCTTGACCACTCCCTACTTCATGACCGCCAACCGTTTCGTGGAAAAGAAAAACCTGCGGCGGCTCGTGGGCGCATATGCCCGCTACCGGGCGGCAGTGGCGCAGCCGTGGTCACTGGTGCTGGCGGGGAGCGGTCCGCTGGAGGCGGAGATTCGGCAGGCGGTCGCCGCGCACGGCCTGGAAGACAGCGTCTTGCTGCCTGGCTATTTACCCACGGAACAACTGGTTCCCTACTTCGCCCTGGCGGAAGCGTTTATCCATCCCAGCCATCATGCGGAGCAGTGGGGGCTGGTGGTGAATGAAGCAATGGCGGCGGCGCTGCCTGTGC
Coding sequences within:
- a CDS encoding glycosyltransferase family 4 protein, translated to MRLSIIFTEYLHYHVARCQALWQTATSQGHQVHLWSLRAAAPELPASGYHEQLRDKVKLIAPSASLQPNSHEAARMTYRCADEVRPDAILIPGYATRYARALLRWCHHHGAGAVLMSESRAADFARQRWRESLKGVLVRQFDAALVGGQPHQRYLEGLGMPAQAIFDRYDVVDNAYWSTQTDRARQEAATWRARLGLTTPYFMTANRFVEKKNLRRLVGAYARYRAAVAQPWSLVLAGSGPLEAEIRQAVAAHGLEDSVLLPGYLPTEQLVPYFALAEAFIHPSHHAEQWGLVVNEAMAAALPVLVSKTVGCVEDLLLPQVTGFTFDPFSEAAMADAMMLLSALSAAERARMGRRGREHISAFSPQTFAENALAAAEMARARQANRGRPAAWPSLLWW